A single Lolium perenne isolate Kyuss_39 chromosome 6, Kyuss_2.0, whole genome shotgun sequence DNA region contains:
- the LOC127310869 gene encoding uncharacterized protein, producing MVSWGDGEESSPEQSSLGSDSLNTTYDSDFCGLADEGGRNVTCKHGVVAARFVAFDGCWTGRMFLGCAGHDGEPACDFLLWVDGEWPPALRKSLSKLWDLYGKEKEGRVNDALDNMEKRFKLKDEIEKMHIDLRNSQEEMKKIVEEKQVLLALKAQAEQGLIDARAELEQKKAVDASTSNMHKCMIIKAEKERDRLKEEKRKLEYIIGDLFKLNESTRAKLKKIKEMCEE from the exons ATGGTTTCGTGGGGTGACGGTGAGGAGTCCTCTCCAGAGCAGAGCTCCCTCGGCAGTGAT AGTCTGAACACTACCTACGACTCTGATTTCTGCGGTTTAGCTGATGAGGGTGGCAGGAATGTGACTTGCAAGCATGGTGTTGTAGCTGCTCGATTTGTAGCATTTGATGGTTGCTGGACAGGGAGGATGTTCTTAGGGTGTGCAGGCCATGATGGAGAACCAGCTTGTGATTTTCTTCTTTGGGTAGATGGTGAGTGGCCACCTGCACTTCGAAAATCATTGTCAAAGTTGTGGGATTTGTATGGAAAAGAAAAGGAAGGCAGGGTTAATGATGCTCTGGACAACATGGAGAAGAGGTTTAAGTTGAAAGATGAGATTGAGAAGATGCACATTGACCTGAGGAATTCtcaagaagagatgaagaaaatTGTGGAGGAGAAGCAGGTGTTACTAGCCTTGAAGGCCCAAGCTGAGCAAGGATTGATTGATGCCAGGGCTGAGTTAGAGCAGAAGAAGGCAGTGGATGCATCAACCTCCAATATGCACAAATGCATGATAATTAAGGCAGAGAAGGAGAGAGATCGGTTGAAAGAAGAGAAGAGAAAGCTTGAGTACATAATTGGGGATTTATTTAAGCTCAACGAATCCACCAGGGCAAAGCTGAAGAAGATCAAGGAGATGTGTGAGGAGTAG